The following proteins are encoded in a genomic region of Streptococcus equi subsp. equi:
- the emm6_3 gene encoding cell surface protein, whose product MDTEGNVLGETVAVSQGLPGEAYDTTSLRLDKIEKDGKVYKFKKLQEGSPSETGTTLEGDLRVVYVYEEVKPEPKPEPKPEPKPEPKPEAKKEEKKPAPKQEAKKLPSTGEATHPFFTAAALAVMASAGVVVVSTKRKED is encoded by the coding sequence GTGGATACAGAAGGTAATGTTTTAGGTGAAACTGTTGCGGTATCACAAGGCTTGCCGGGTGAAGCGTACGATACTACCTCACTTCGTCTTGATAAGATTGAAAAAGATGGTAAGGTCTACAAGTTCAAGAAGCTTCAAGAGGGCTCACCTAGCGAAACTGGTACAACCCTAGAAGGCGATCTTCGTGTGGTTTATGTGTATGAAGAGGTTAAACCTGAGCCTAAACCAGAACCAAAACCTGAGCCTAAGCCAGAACCAAAACCTGAAGCTAAGAAGGAAGAGAAGAAACCAGCACCTAAGCAAGAAGCTAAGAAGCTTCCATCAACAGGTGAAGCGACACATCCATTCTTCACAGCGGCAGCTCTTGCAGTGATGGCAAGTGCAGGTGTGGTTGTTGTGTCAACAAAACGCAAGGAAGACTAA
- the metG gene encoding methionyl-tRNA synthetase has protein sequence MTKKKPFYITTPIYYPSGKLHIGSAYTTIACDVLARYKRMLGYDVFYLTGLDEHGQKIQDKAQEAGLSPQAYVDGMAEEVKALWKLLDISYDKFIRTTGDYHEEVVAAVFERLLAQDDIYLGTYSGWYSVSDEEFFTESQLAEVYRDEAGKVIGGVAPSGHEVEWVSEESYFLRLSKYADRLVAFFKAQPDFIQPDGRMNEMLKNFIEPGLEDLAVSRTTFTWGVPVPSNPKHVVYVWIDALLNYATALGYGQKDHANFDKFWSGRVFHMVGKDILRFHSIYWPILLMMLDLPMPERLIAHGWFVMKDGKMSKSKGNVIYPEMLVERFGLDPLRYYLMRSLPVGSDGTFTPEDYVGRINYELANDLGNLLNRTVAMINKYFDGRVPAYVRNVTAFDADLEQVVADHISEYHKQMEAVDYPRALEAVWTIISRTNKYIDETAPWVLAKAADSKEQLASVMAHLAASLRVVAHLIQPFMMTTSAAIMEQLGLGAKYHLEELDLADLPTGVTVVAKGEPIFPRLDMEAEIDYIKEQMTMSIAKPQEADWDPEKVALKSEKDTITFEAFDAVEIRVAEVKEVSRVEGSEKLLRFRLDAGDGSDRQILSGIAAYYPNEQELVGKKVQIVANLKPRKMMKKYISQGMLLSAEHDGKLTVLTVDPAVPNGTIIG, from the coding sequence ATGACTAAGAAAAAACCATTTTATATTACAACACCGATTTACTACCCGTCAGGGAAGCTTCATATTGGCTCTGCCTATACTACGATTGCCTGTGATGTTCTTGCTCGCTATAAGCGTATGTTGGGTTATGACGTTTTTTATTTGACTGGTCTTGATGAGCATGGTCAAAAGATTCAGGATAAGGCACAAGAAGCCGGCTTATCCCCTCAAGCTTATGTTGATGGCATGGCTGAGGAAGTCAAGGCACTATGGAAGCTCCTTGATATCTCTTATGATAAGTTTATCCGCACCACTGGCGACTATCATGAGGAGGTGGTTGCTGCTGTATTTGAGAGGTTGCTGGCGCAGGATGATATTTATTTAGGGACCTATTCAGGCTGGTATTCTGTTTCAGATGAGGAATTTTTTACAGAAAGTCAGTTAGCTGAGGTTTATCGCGATGAAGCTGGCAAGGTCATTGGTGGTGTGGCACCATCAGGGCATGAGGTCGAATGGGTCTCTGAAGAATCTTATTTTTTGCGCCTGAGCAAGTATGCGGATAGATTGGTTGCCTTCTTTAAGGCTCAGCCTGATTTTATTCAGCCGGACGGTCGTATGAATGAAATGCTTAAAAACTTCATCGAGCCAGGTCTGGAGGATCTAGCGGTTAGCCGAACAACCTTTACCTGGGGGGTCCCTGTGCCGTCAAATCCTAAACACGTTGTTTATGTCTGGATCGATGCTCTCTTAAACTATGCAACAGCACTAGGCTACGGTCAGAAGGATCATGCTAACTTCGATAAGTTCTGGAGTGGTAGGGTTTTCCATATGGTTGGTAAGGATATTTTGCGTTTCCACAGCATTTATTGGCCAATTTTGTTGATGATGCTTGATTTACCAATGCCAGAGCGTTTGATTGCTCATGGCTGGTTTGTCATGAAGGACGGTAAAATGTCTAAATCAAAGGGGAATGTGATCTATCCTGAAATGCTGGTTGAGCGCTTTGGTCTTGATCCTCTGCGTTATTACCTCATGCGTTCCTTGCCGGTTGGCTCTGATGGTACCTTTACCCCAGAGGATTATGTTGGTCGTATCAATTATGAGCTGGCTAATGACCTTGGTAACCTTTTGAATCGTACAGTTGCCATGATTAATAAATACTTTGACGGCAGGGTTCCTGCTTATGTCAGAAACGTTACAGCTTTTGATGCGGATCTGGAGCAGGTTGTGGCTGATCATATTTCCGAATACCACAAGCAAATGGAGGCTGTTGATTACCCACGTGCCTTGGAGGCCGTATGGACGATTATTTCACGCACGAACAAATACATTGATGAAACTGCTCCTTGGGTGCTTGCCAAAGCAGCTGATAGTAAGGAGCAGCTAGCCAGTGTGATGGCACATTTAGCTGCAAGTCTGCGCGTGGTGGCTCATTTGATTCAGCCATTTATGATGACAACCTCAGCTGCTATTATGGAGCAGCTAGGTCTCGGTGCCAAATATCATCTGGAAGAGCTTGATTTAGCAGATCTTCCGACAGGTGTGACGGTTGTTGCCAAAGGAGAGCCAATCTTCCCTCGTCTTGATATGGAAGCAGAGATTGACTATATCAAAGAGCAAATGACAATGAGCATAGCTAAGCCACAAGAAGCAGACTGGGATCCTGAAAAGGTAGCCCTTAAGTCTGAAAAGGACACGATTACTTTTGAGGCTTTTGATGCAGTTGAGATTCGTGTGGCAGAGGTCAAAGAGGTGTCACGAGTTGAAGGCTCTGAAAAACTGCTGCGCTTTAGATTAGATGCAGGTGATGGCTCTGATCGTCAAATCTTATCAGGTATTGCAGCCTATTACCCAAATGAACAAGAGCTCGTTGGCAAGAAGGTGCAAATTGTTGCCAACCTCAAGCCGCGAAAAATGATGAAAAAATATATCAGTCAGGGCATGCTTTTGTCAGCAGAACATGATGGCAAGCTGACAGTGCTGACGGTTGATCCGGCAGTGCCAAATGGTACGATTATTGGCTGA
- a CDS encoding membrane protein — MSKRKRKTYQVYEGLRCAMMLCFISGYVNAFTYMTQGRRFAGVQTGNLLSFAIRLSERQFDQALQFLLPIIVFMIGQAFTYFMHCWANKHGLHWYLLSSFILTLIALVTAILTPLLSSFFTVSALAFFASIQVDTFKTLRGASYANVMMTGNIKNAAYLLTKGLYENNKELVHIGRNTLIIILSFALGVVCSTLLSLSYGEYALSPMLIPLCYVNYLLAQEFYHHQVSLKND, encoded by the coding sequence ATGTCAAAGAGGAAACGAAAAACGTATCAGGTATATGAGGGCTTAAGGTGCGCCATGATGCTTTGCTTTATCAGTGGTTATGTCAATGCCTTTACCTACATGACGCAAGGCAGGCGCTTTGCAGGGGTTCAGACAGGCAATCTCTTATCCTTTGCGATTCGTCTGTCTGAGCGCCAGTTTGACCAAGCCCTGCAATTTTTATTGCCTATCATTGTTTTTATGATTGGGCAGGCCTTTACCTACTTTATGCACTGCTGGGCCAATAAGCATGGTCTGCATTGGTACCTTTTGTCTAGCTTTATCTTGACCCTGATTGCTCTTGTGACAGCAATCCTCACACCCTTATTGTCGTCATTTTTTACGGTTTCAGCTCTAGCTTTTTTTGCTTCGATTCAGGTAGATACCTTTAAAACCTTGCGCGGTGCGAGCTATGCCAATGTGATGATGACTGGTAATATTAAAAATGCTGCCTACCTATTGACAAAGGGACTATATGAGAACAACAAAGAGCTAGTCCATATTGGTCGCAATACCTTGATTATTATCCTCTCCTTTGCCCTTGGAGTGGTCTGTTCTACTCTTTTATCACTATCCTATGGTGAGTATGCCTTATCTCCCATGCTGATCCCATTGTGCTACGTGAACTACCTCTTGGCACAGGAATTTTACCATCATCAGGTATCATTGAAAAATGATTGA
- a CDS encoding cell surface protein — translation MAKKEMKYYLRKSAFGLASVFCTLLVGTASVSAQVTMRGQKYATKAEATARLTTLKQQHPELASTIAGFESKINDSNLIQVDDINKILAEAEQTIAVKAEAERSKRAEEEAANEALRKEKSTVIYIFGSKQGMTLPQELLDVAKMSELQLVSGDLLVGHVTQMMVKLNLQRAIQHQVMEILL, via the coding sequence ATGGCAAAAAAAGAAATGAAGTACTATCTTCGTAAGTCGGCTTTCGGACTAGCTTCAGTATTCTGCACCTTGTTAGTTGGTACAGCTTCTGTATCGGCACAGGTAACAATGAGAGGGCAGAAGTATGCAACTAAAGCTGAGGCTACAGCTCGTCTAACTACTCTTAAACAACAGCATCCGGAATTGGCTTCAACAATCGCAGGTTTTGAATCGAAAATTAACGATTCAAATTTAATTCAAGTTGACGATATTAACAAAATCTTAGCTGAGGCTGAACAAACTATAGCGGTTAAGGCAGAAGCAGAAAGATCAAAACGTGCCGAAGAAGAAGCAGCTAATGAAGCTCTTCGTAAAGAGAAGAGTACAGTTATCTACATTTTCGGTAGCAAGCAAGGTATGACTTTACCACAGGAGCTTCTTGATGTTGCTAAAATGTCAGAACTGCAACTGGTGAGTGGAGATTTACTGGTTGGTCACGTTACACAAATGATGGTGAAACTAAACTTACAGAGGGCTATACAGCACCAGGTGATGGAGATATTACTTTAA